In a single window of the Arthrobacter sp. StoSoilA2 genome:
- a CDS encoding nitrilase-related carbon-nitrogen hydrolase, with protein MIEITRLEAPTSLARTEPSTRTPLRVGVVQHRWHADEAVLHAELNEGIERAAKLGASVVFLPELTLSRYPADTRPENNPAAGIRPSDITEDLLTGPTFTFAAAAARTYGVSVHASLYQRAENPDGTDDGLGLNTAILVSPAGELVARTHKLHIPVTAGYYEDKFFRKGPAAEDAYAVHAPAELGGARLGMPTCWDEWFPELARMYSLGGAEILVYPTAIGSEPDHPDFDTQPLWQQVIVGNGIANGLFMIAPNRHGSEGTLNFYGSSFISDPYGRILVQAPRDESAVLVADLDLDQRKDWLTLFPFLATRRPETYGRLTEPVNPNAPLGSTAGASPYQAVSA; from the coding sequence ATGATTGAAATTACCCGCCTCGAAGCCCCGACTTCCCTGGCCCGCACCGAGCCGTCCACCCGCACCCCACTGCGGGTCGGCGTCGTTCAGCACCGCTGGCACGCTGATGAAGCAGTCCTGCATGCCGAACTGAACGAGGGAATCGAACGCGCAGCCAAGCTGGGAGCCAGTGTTGTTTTCCTGCCTGAACTGACTCTCTCCCGCTACCCTGCAGACACCCGGCCGGAGAACAACCCGGCCGCTGGTATCCGCCCTTCGGACATCACCGAAGACCTGCTCACGGGCCCAACCTTCACGTTCGCCGCAGCGGCTGCCAGGACGTACGGCGTCTCGGTGCACGCATCGCTCTACCAGCGTGCCGAAAACCCGGACGGCACGGACGATGGCCTGGGACTCAACACAGCCATCCTGGTCTCCCCCGCTGGCGAACTCGTCGCACGCACCCACAAACTCCACATCCCCGTCACGGCCGGCTACTACGAGGACAAGTTCTTCCGCAAAGGCCCGGCCGCCGAGGACGCCTATGCAGTGCACGCTCCGGCAGAACTCGGCGGCGCACGCCTTGGCATGCCCACGTGCTGGGACGAGTGGTTCCCGGAGCTGGCACGCATGTACTCCCTGGGCGGAGCAGAGATCCTGGTCTACCCCACGGCCATCGGTTCCGAGCCGGACCACCCCGACTTCGACACCCAGCCGCTCTGGCAGCAGGTCATCGTGGGCAACGGCATCGCCAACGGACTCTTCATGATTGCCCCCAACCGCCACGGCAGCGAGGGCACACTGAACTTCTACGGTTCATCCTTCATCTCCGATCCCTACGGCCGCATCCTGGTCCAGGCACCCCGCGACGAATCCGCCGTGCTGGTTGCAGATCTTGACCTGGACCAGCGCAAGGATTGGCTCACGCTCTTCCCCTTCCTGGCCACGCGTCGCCCGGAAACGTACGGCCGCCTCACCGAACCGGTCAACCCCAACGCCCCGCTCGGCTCCACAGCCGGGGCCTCGCCGTACCAGGCAGTCTCCGCATGA
- a CDS encoding amidohydrolase, with translation MSIDLEALYRDLHSNPELSFQEVRTAGIISGHLEDLGLLVHRSVGKTGVVGVLDNGPGPVVMLRADMDALPVKEDTGLDYASAAVGVDHEGREVPIMHACGHDVHVSCLLGAVEALAAQRQDWQGTLIAVFQPAEEWGGGAQAMVADGLFDLVPKPDVVLGQHVAPFPAGWFGIRSGVAMASADSLNVTLHGRGGHGSRPETTVDPVLMAAAATMRLQGVVSRELAASDSAVVTVGQIHSGTKNNIIPETATLGLSIRSFSEPTREKVLNSIERIVRSEAAASGSLKEPDFHYEERYPLTVNDESAAGRIASAFRDKFGAARIMDPGPVSGSEDVGELATSAGAPLVFWFLGGIEATHFKEWATTGRLPEDVPSNHSPYFAPIIQPTLALGTEALVTAALEFLEISGR, from the coding sequence ATGAGCATTGACCTGGAAGCCCTCTACCGTGATCTGCACTCGAACCCGGAGCTTTCCTTCCAAGAGGTCAGAACAGCCGGGATCATCAGCGGGCACCTTGAGGACTTGGGGCTGCTGGTCCACCGCAGCGTGGGGAAAACGGGGGTTGTAGGGGTCCTGGACAATGGCCCTGGACCCGTGGTGATGCTTCGTGCGGATATGGACGCGTTACCGGTCAAGGAGGACACCGGGCTGGACTACGCAAGTGCGGCAGTCGGCGTCGACCATGAAGGCCGTGAGGTGCCGATCATGCATGCGTGCGGACACGACGTACATGTCAGCTGCCTCCTCGGAGCAGTGGAAGCGTTGGCCGCACAGCGGCAGGACTGGCAGGGCACGCTGATCGCGGTCTTCCAGCCGGCCGAAGAATGGGGCGGCGGCGCCCAGGCCATGGTGGCGGATGGGCTCTTTGACCTGGTCCCCAAGCCGGACGTGGTCCTCGGCCAGCACGTGGCGCCCTTTCCTGCCGGATGGTTCGGCATCCGTTCCGGCGTGGCCATGGCCTCAGCGGATTCCCTCAACGTGACGTTGCATGGGCGCGGCGGCCACGGCTCCCGGCCTGAAACCACCGTTGATCCAGTCCTCATGGCTGCGGCAGCCACCATGCGCCTGCAGGGAGTGGTGTCCCGGGAACTGGCCGCCAGCGATTCTGCAGTGGTTACCGTTGGGCAAATCCATTCGGGAACAAAGAACAACATCATTCCCGAGACCGCAACCCTGGGCCTCAGCATTCGATCCTTCAGCGAGCCCACGCGGGAGAAAGTCCTGAACTCGATCGAGCGCATCGTTCGAAGTGAAGCTGCTGCCTCAGGCTCCCTGAAGGAACCCGACTTCCACTATGAGGAGCGCTACCCGCTGACGGTCAATGATGAATCGGCCGCCGGAAGGATCGCTTCGGCGTTTCGCGATAAGTTCGGCGCCGCGAGGATCATGGACCCCGGCCCGGTCTCAGGCAGTGAAGACGTCGGGGAACTCGCGACGTCGGCCGGCGCGCCCCTCGTTTTTTGGTTCCTGGGCGGGATCGAGGCCACCCACTTCAAGGAATGGGCGACGACGGGTCGCTTGCCGGAGGACGTTCCGTCGAACCACTCGCCCTACTTTGCCCCGATCATCCAGCCGACCTTGGCCCTTGGCACGGAAGCACTGGTTACTGCGGCCCTCGAATTCCTGGAGATTTCGGGAAGGTAG
- a CDS encoding TetR/AcrR family transcriptional regulator: protein MPRKPVARDAVLDAYEALLIEVGERAATLDAVAKRAGVSKGGLLYHFPSKESLISALLERLDRLAQEDVEQMKAAPDGSAVYFIRSSLWAGTPMDRALVAATRLAEVAHEETRRRFAGIQQQWLDVLAEDVGPEVAKAVSYMGDGLYFNAMFEGGQEGGKAGREADVEILLGILDRLRK, encoded by the coding sequence ATGCCACGAAAACCAGTTGCCAGGGATGCGGTCCTGGATGCCTACGAAGCCCTCCTCATCGAGGTGGGGGAGCGGGCCGCCACCCTCGATGCCGTTGCCAAGCGGGCGGGCGTCTCCAAGGGTGGGCTGCTTTATCACTTCCCCAGCAAGGAATCGCTGATCAGCGCCCTCCTTGAGCGCCTGGATCGGTTGGCCCAGGAAGACGTCGAGCAAATGAAGGCTGCGCCGGACGGCTCTGCGGTTTACTTCATCCGCTCCTCCCTATGGGCGGGAACCCCCATGGATCGGGCTTTGGTCGCTGCCACGAGACTGGCCGAAGTTGCGCATGAGGAGACCCGCCGCAGGTTTGCCGGAATCCAGCAGCAGTGGTTGGACGTCCTGGCCGAGGATGTTGGTCCGGAGGTTGCCAAAGCCGTCAGTTACATGGGCGACGGCCTGTATTTCAATGCCATGTTCGAGGGTGGCCAGGAAGGCGGCAAGGCCGGGCGGGAGGCCGACGTCGAGATCCTCCTTGGCATCCTGGACCGGCTCCGCAAGTAG
- a CDS encoding cyclodeaminase/cyclohydrolase family protein — protein MESSQEITTQGSTVEDWTKALAESSGSPGGGAGTGVMLAVAASLASMVAGYTEASGQELAELHVRARSLRETALKLADEDATASKAFGAAFRLEPGPDREQAIHRASVDAAKASAVLGDHAIDAIEDLGWLAAHGNPALIADVVVGFGALRAAIAGARTNVSFDLGSLRSAGATLDEIKEKHPGLWATVGRLSDALDRIDELVAAVDDKAAPTDGH, from the coding sequence ATGGAATCTTCACAAGAGATCACTACCCAAGGCTCAACAGTCGAGGATTGGACCAAGGCCCTGGCAGAGTCCAGCGGATCACCGGGTGGAGGCGCGGGAACGGGCGTGATGCTGGCCGTTGCAGCGTCCCTGGCGTCCATGGTCGCGGGTTACACAGAGGCGTCCGGGCAGGAGTTGGCCGAGCTGCACGTCCGGGCCCGCTCCCTCCGCGAAACCGCCCTTAAGCTGGCTGACGAGGATGCAACGGCGTCGAAGGCTTTCGGTGCGGCCTTCCGGCTTGAACCCGGCCCGGACCGGGAGCAGGCAATCCACCGCGCATCCGTCGATGCAGCCAAGGCCTCCGCTGTGCTCGGCGACCATGCCATCGACGCCATCGAGGACCTGGGATGGCTTGCTGCCCACGGGAACCCAGCACTCATTGCCGACGTCGTGGTGGGGTTTGGAGCCCTCAGGGCAGCCATCGCAGGAGCCCGCACCAACGTGAGCTTTGATCTCGGATCGCTCAGATCCGCGGGCGCGACGCTTGATGAAATCAAGGAAAAGCACCCTGGATTGTGGGCAACGGTAGGCCGGCTCAGCGATGCCCTGGACCGGATTGACGAGCTGGTGGCCGCCGTAGATGACAAGGCTGCACCTACTGACGGCCACTGA
- the gcvP gene encoding aminomethyl-transferring glycine dehydrogenase, with the protein MTVSSASTTFVDRHIGARRQADIETMLKTVGYDTVDSLVDTAVPNDIRQDVALTLENALSEVEVLAELRKLASKNKTAVQMIGQGYYDTVTPPVIRRNILESPAWYTAYTPYQPEISQGRLEALLNFQTMVQDLVGLPIANASLLDEATAVAEAVLMMRRANKNKAAHDGKTVLDADCLPQTIAIVKGRAEALGFEVEVADLSLGLPEGAINGVVLQQPGVSGRVFDHSAVIADAKERGALVTVAADLLSLTLITPPGEQGADIAVGSAQRLGVPLFFGGPHAAYMAVQKGLERSMPGRLVGVSKDDAGVPAYRLALQTREQHIRREKATSNICTAQALLAIVASMYAVYHGPEGLKAIAETAHGHARSLAASLKGAGVEVLHTSFFDTITVRVPGKAAGIVAAAEAKGINLRGIDADLVGISVDETTTSEIVRGVLDVFGASVTESAEGFALESFVERTSDFMQHPVFNTHRSETQLLRYIRKLSDRDLALDRTMIPLGSCTMKLNATAEMEAISWPEFASIHPFAPDSQTAGWRELIADLESQLTEITGYDQVSIQPNAGSQGELAGLLAIRGYHLSRGDEQRNVCLIPASAHGTNAASAVLAGMKVVVVATAPDGTIDHVDLKAKIEANRDALSAIMITYPSTHGVYDADVREVCDAIHEAGGQVYIDGANLNALVGLAQPGKFGGDVSHLNLHKTFCIPHGGGGPGVGPVAAKAHLAPFMPGDAASWTEGNDVPISASRFGSAGVLPISWAYVKLMGGQGLTEATKSALLAANYIASRLNEHFPVLYTGEGGLVAHECILDLRELTARTGVTAEDVAKRLIDFGFHAPTLAFPVAGTLMVEPTESEDLVEIDRFIEAMITIRAEIEQVATGDFTVENSPLRKAPHTAAAVVSSDWDRAYTREQAAFPVHHLKQDKYFPPVGRIDGAAGDRNLVCSCPPLEAFED; encoded by the coding sequence GTGACGGTTAGTTCAGCCTCCACCACCTTCGTCGACCGGCACATTGGCGCCCGCCGCCAGGCCGACATTGAAACCATGCTCAAGACGGTCGGCTACGACACCGTTGATTCCCTGGTTGATACAGCCGTTCCCAACGACATCCGCCAGGACGTTGCCCTCACCCTTGAAAACGCGCTCAGCGAAGTTGAGGTGCTGGCCGAGCTGCGCAAGCTTGCGTCCAAGAACAAGACCGCCGTCCAGATGATCGGCCAGGGCTACTACGACACCGTCACGCCGCCGGTTATCCGCAGGAACATCCTTGAATCCCCGGCCTGGTACACCGCGTACACGCCCTACCAGCCGGAAATCTCCCAGGGCCGCCTCGAAGCTCTGCTGAACTTCCAGACCATGGTCCAGGACCTCGTGGGCCTGCCGATCGCCAACGCCTCCCTTCTGGATGAAGCAACGGCAGTGGCCGAAGCCGTGCTGATGATGCGCCGCGCCAACAAGAACAAGGCCGCCCATGACGGCAAGACGGTCCTCGACGCCGACTGCCTTCCCCAGACCATTGCCATCGTGAAGGGCCGTGCCGAGGCACTCGGCTTCGAGGTTGAGGTCGCTGACCTTTCGCTCGGCCTCCCGGAAGGCGCCATCAACGGCGTCGTCCTGCAGCAGCCCGGCGTTTCCGGCCGCGTGTTCGATCACTCCGCCGTCATCGCTGACGCCAAGGAACGTGGCGCGCTCGTCACCGTGGCTGCAGACCTGCTCTCGCTGACGCTCATCACGCCTCCGGGCGAGCAGGGCGCCGATATCGCCGTCGGCTCCGCCCAGCGCCTGGGCGTTCCGCTGTTCTTCGGCGGCCCGCACGCCGCCTACATGGCCGTCCAGAAGGGCCTCGAGCGTTCCATGCCGGGACGTCTGGTGGGCGTTTCCAAGGACGACGCCGGTGTCCCCGCCTACCGCTTGGCGCTGCAGACCCGCGAGCAGCACATCCGGCGCGAGAAGGCCACGTCCAACATCTGCACGGCCCAGGCCCTGCTTGCCATCGTCGCCTCCATGTACGCCGTCTACCACGGTCCCGAAGGCCTGAAGGCAATCGCCGAAACCGCCCACGGTCACGCACGCAGCCTTGCAGCCTCACTGAAGGGCGCCGGCGTCGAGGTCCTTCACACATCCTTCTTCGACACCATCACCGTCCGCGTTCCCGGCAAAGCTGCCGGGATCGTAGCCGCTGCCGAGGCCAAGGGAATCAACCTGCGCGGGATTGACGCTGATCTGGTGGGCATTTCTGTTGACGAGACCACTACCTCAGAGATTGTCCGCGGCGTCCTGGATGTCTTCGGCGCTTCGGTCACCGAATCCGCTGAAGGTTTTGCGCTGGAATCGTTCGTTGAGCGTACGAGCGACTTCATGCAGCACCCGGTATTCAACACGCACCGCTCCGAAACCCAACTGCTGCGCTACATCCGCAAGCTTTCGGACCGGGACCTCGCCTTGGACCGCACCATGATTCCGCTAGGTTCCTGCACCATGAAGCTGAACGCAACCGCCGAGATGGAAGCAATCTCCTGGCCGGAGTTCGCCTCCATCCACCCGTTCGCTCCGGACTCCCAGACCGCGGGATGGCGTGAACTCATTGCCGACCTTGAGTCCCAGCTGACCGAGATCACCGGGTACGATCAGGTTTCCATCCAGCCGAACGCCGGTTCCCAGGGTGAGCTCGCCGGCCTCCTTGCGATCCGCGGCTACCACCTTTCCCGCGGCGACGAGCAGCGCAATGTGTGCCTGATTCCTGCCTCGGCCCACGGCACCAACGCGGCCTCGGCTGTGCTCGCTGGCATGAAGGTAGTAGTGGTGGCCACCGCTCCCGATGGCACCATCGACCACGTGGATCTCAAAGCCAAGATCGAAGCCAACCGGGACGCCCTTTCGGCCATCATGATCACCTACCCGTCCACGCACGGTGTGTACGACGCCGATGTCCGGGAAGTTTGCGACGCGATCCACGAAGCCGGCGGCCAGGTCTACATCGACGGCGCAAACCTCAACGCACTCGTTGGGCTCGCCCAGCCGGGCAAGTTCGGCGGCGACGTCTCCCACCTGAACCTGCACAAGACCTTCTGCATCCCGCACGGCGGCGGCGGACCCGGTGTTGGCCCGGTCGCTGCAAAGGCACACCTGGCACCATTCATGCCAGGCGACGCTGCTTCCTGGACCGAAGGCAACGACGTTCCGATTTCGGCATCCCGTTTCGGTTCGGCCGGTGTGCTCCCGATTTCCTGGGCTTACGTGAAGCTCATGGGTGGCCAGGGGCTCACCGAAGCCACCAAGTCCGCGCTGCTCGCTGCGAACTACATTGCTTCCCGCCTCAACGAGCACTTCCCGGTGCTCTACACCGGCGAAGGCGGACTCGTGGCCCACGAGTGCATCCTGGATCTCCGCGAACTCACTGCCCGCACAGGCGTCACCGCTGAGGACGTGGCCAAGCGCCTCATCGACTTCGGTTTCCACGCACCCACACTCGCGTTCCCGGTTGCCGGCACTTTGATGGTGGAGCCGACCGAGTCCGAGGACCTCGTGGAGATCGACCGCTTCATCGAGGCCATGATCACCATCCGTGCCGAAATCGAGCAGGTCGCCACCGGCGATTTCACTGTTGAGAACTCACCGCTGCGCAAGGCACCCCACACGGCTGCCGCCGTCGTAAGTTCTGACTGGGACCGCGCATACACGCGGGAGCAGGCCGCGTTCCCAGTCCACCACCTGAAGCAGGACAAGTACTTCCCGCCCGTCGGACGCATCGACGGCGCTGCTGGTGACCGCAACCTCGTGTGCTCCTGCCCGCCTCTCGAAGCGTTCGAGGACTAA
- a CDS encoding MFS transporter: MFTPSSTQAPRSARPVMGGGAPWRDWTALALLMFPVLLVAVDNTALTFALPEIARSLDVGGVQLLWIIDAYPLVLAALLVSMGNLGDRIGRRRLLLIGSTGFAAVSAATAFAPSAEWLIAGRAALGVFGAMLMPSTLSLIRNIFADPNRRRLAIAVWAAGFSGGAALGPIFGGWLVEHFWWGAVFLVATFLLLPLLAFGRVLIPESKDANPGRVDVPSIGLSVITMAPFVYGIKEFAVHGFGVSAAAFMVFGLVMGVLFVRRQRQLENPMLDVRLFSNRVFSTAIVANVLSLFSMTGFIYFFAQHLQLVEGQSPMEAGIAMILALLATVIAGLVVVPLVKRIRPGFVVAGGLTLSAAGYLVVAVGDHGSGPVFLLSALTVLAVGVGAAETISNDLILGSVPADKSGAASAISETGYELGSLLGTAVLGSILTASYQHNLVIPEGLSTQAAGNAGETLAGAVDAAAALPAPLSDALTAAARVAFESGVHITAAIGLVLMAGAAVLAAVVLRRVPKAR; this comes from the coding sequence ATGTTCACGCCGTCCTCGACCCAAGCTCCCCGTTCCGCTCGTCCTGTCATGGGTGGAGGCGCACCTTGGCGCGACTGGACGGCCCTGGCACTCCTGATGTTCCCGGTGCTGCTGGTGGCCGTCGACAACACCGCGCTCACGTTCGCCCTGCCCGAAATTGCCCGCTCCCTGGACGTGGGTGGCGTGCAGCTCCTATGGATCATCGACGCCTACCCGCTCGTGTTGGCGGCATTGCTGGTTTCCATGGGCAACCTGGGCGACAGGATCGGACGACGGCGGCTGCTGCTGATCGGCAGCACCGGCTTCGCTGCGGTTTCGGCTGCTACGGCGTTCGCGCCTTCCGCGGAATGGCTGATTGCCGGCCGCGCAGCCCTTGGCGTGTTCGGCGCGATGCTGATGCCGTCAACGCTGTCCCTGATCCGGAACATCTTTGCTGATCCGAACCGCCGGCGGCTCGCGATCGCCGTATGGGCCGCCGGATTCTCTGGTGGCGCTGCCCTTGGCCCGATCTTCGGTGGCTGGCTGGTTGAGCACTTCTGGTGGGGTGCTGTCTTCCTGGTGGCGACCTTCCTGCTCCTGCCGCTCCTCGCCTTCGGCAGGGTCCTCATTCCCGAATCCAAGGACGCCAACCCCGGCCGCGTGGACGTGCCCAGTATCGGGCTGTCCGTGATCACGATGGCTCCGTTCGTGTACGGCATCAAGGAATTCGCTGTTCACGGATTCGGGGTGTCGGCAGCGGCCTTCATGGTCTTCGGCCTGGTGATGGGCGTTCTGTTTGTCCGTCGCCAGCGGCAACTTGAGAACCCAATGCTGGATGTCCGCCTGTTCAGCAACCGGGTATTCAGCACAGCGATCGTGGCCAACGTCCTGTCCTTGTTTTCCATGACGGGCTTCATCTACTTCTTCGCCCAGCACTTGCAGCTGGTTGAAGGCCAGTCCCCCATGGAAGCGGGCATTGCAATGATTCTGGCGCTCCTGGCAACGGTCATCGCCGGTCTGGTAGTGGTCCCGCTGGTAAAGCGCATCCGGCCAGGATTCGTAGTGGCCGGCGGACTTACCCTCAGCGCTGCAGGCTATTTGGTGGTGGCTGTGGGTGACCACGGCAGCGGACCGGTGTTCCTCTTGTCAGCTTTGACTGTCCTGGCCGTTGGCGTTGGCGCAGCGGAGACCATCTCCAACGACCTCATCCTCGGCTCCGTACCGGCCGACAAGTCCGGAGCGGCGTCCGCAATTTCCGAAACCGGATACGAACTGGGTTCGCTCCTGGGAACGGCCGTGCTGGGCTCTATCCTCACCGCGTCCTACCAGCACAACCTCGTCATCCCGGAGGGCTTGTCCACGCAGGCGGCAGGGAACGCGGGCGAAACGCTGGCCGGCGCCGTGGATGCCGCAGCTGCACTACCCGCTCCTTTGTCCGATGCACTGACAGCCGCCGCCCGGGTAGCCTTCGAGTCCGGCGTCCACATCACTGCGGCGATTGGGCTGGTACTGATGGCCGGAGCGGCAGTGCTTGCCGCCGTCGTGCTCCGCAGGGTGCCCAAGGCGCGGTAA